From the Erpetoichthys calabaricus chromosome 12, fErpCal1.3, whole genome shotgun sequence genome, the window ACTAAGCCCAATTTTCTCTATGCCTCACTCCAGTCTCTCCcagtacattcatccatccatatttTACAAACCTGGTTATGCAGAGCAGGTTCACATGGTTGttgtagcctatcccagcaagcatcaggtagAAGGCAGGAATGATCCCTGGACAAAGCagcagtccatctcagggtggacacgcacacacgcacacacatcagAAACCAATTTAGCATTAACAATCCACCTAACGtgaatgtctttggaccgtggaagGAAAGTGGAGAACATGTATTCCTCCTAGTTTGGATACAAATAATGCTTGGTGTGTGAATCGTAGTGATAAAACTTTTCCTGGTTACCAAACATTTTGACATCGTGGTCTGATTTTTGATAGACATTCTTATCTTCTAACTGTTCTTTGCTTCTTTTTCTGACTACGTTCATCTCCTAATCCTTTTAGTTAGAGTTCTTCGCCGTCTCTAGCTCTGGGAGAACACACAAAAGCACCAAGAATTTCTGTATATCTGAAATCTCGGATAGCGAAAAATCATTGGAAGTGACCATTGATCCTTCTGCCTCAATGAcatcacaaactgcaacaattccaAATCGTCACTGAGGCAACAAATTAACAAATGGTGGCATCCATAAAAACAATGTAATGATGCTGATGATGTTTATATTAAAACGTCTTCAGTAAATGCAAGAATGAGAAAACCAACCCAGAAAACATATGCAGTAAAAGCACTAAGGGTGaaggaaattttaaatatttaaaaatttaaagggACAGGAAAATTGAATATGAaacatcattataataataacataaaaatcaaaaacaaaatcaataatatttttgaaaacattattgaaaagcaatcgaaaaatcaaacaaaaggaaaacgCACTGGAGACGGGACTAGGACTCTGTCTGAACCCTAACATTCCCCATGATTATGATACCATTTTAGCTCTCACCAATTTCTTCCTTTGGTATAAATTAGATTTTTCTTCTCACATGTGCACCCCTTCTCTAAAAACTATCTGCATGAAATATCATTTAATGCTCTCGTCCACTAAGGTAGAGCAATAGTAATGGTAAATTGGAGATGAAGCTTCAGTAATGTGGGCCTACAAATTTCCTTTTGGGGTAATAAGGTctgcctacctacctacctacttatctacctacctacccaATGCTAGATGCCAGTATGAACCCGTGCCAGTCCTTTCTAGCCTGACTGAGACCTGCTATCTTAGTTCTTTATCTCATTCTAAAATTATGTATTCCTTTCATAGGTTGAGAAGAACGATGGCGGCAATTGTAACAGGCTTGATCCCAATTCTCAGAACTGCTGTTGAGGCCTCCACGGACTACACAGGTCGGACACTATGGTTTGGATTTCTAACCATCCGCTTGGTCACTCTCTACATTTCGGAGATGCCCTGGGGGAAGCTGGATTCAGATTTTAGCTGTAACGTGACCTACACAGACTTTTGCCACAAGTCCTGTTTCAACCAGCACTTTAACTTGCCTATGGTCAGTCTGTGGAACTTCACCTACATCCTCTTTGCCATCTCGGTCCTCCTCATGGAGCTCTTTGCCTCCCAGTTGCGGCACAACCTAATCAAAAAGCGACTGAGGAAGGACCCCACCGAAGATCTGGATGTCCACATTACTATCACAGGGGTCAAAGGCCATGACCTGGCCAACAAAGATATGATGATTGATTTCCACAGAAGGAAAACTGTCCTCTGCCTCTACCTTATGACCGTTTTCCTAAGGATTGCCATTGAAGCAGTCTTCCTCACTATCCTGATCTTCTGGCAGCTGCCCAAGGTGGACGGGGAGCCTTTTCTGTGCCAAACAGAGCTGTGCCCAGGACCGTACATCTGTATTGTTCGAGCTAGTCCTGAAAAGCAAATGTCCATCTACACACTTGTCTTTATCTCCGGCATGATACTTCTCACCAATGTGGTGTTCTTTCTCTATTCTGTGTGTCACTACTTGATTTTAGGGAGGAGCGGACCACCAAGTCCAGTTTAACCGTAAATATTTTGAAGTTTTGAATTTTCAGAATCAAAGGAAACCCGCAAAGCCAAGGTTGCATGGAAGAATATGGTTTATCTTGTTACCTCCAATGTTTCACAGCATGCCGTCCAGAGTAGAACCCAGAGGAGTGCATGTTATGTGGTGGTCAAAGCAGTTCACAGGTTCAGTCACAATTTTTCAAATTCGTAAGTACAGTAGCCAAAGAGAAAGTGATTAACATGACACCCACCATACCCTTGGTCATCCAATCAATGGCAGGTAAAAACCCTTCTCCTGTGATGACCATCACGTAGGAAAATTAAGTTTATGAGAAAAGTTAGAACATGTGAGGTCCATCTGACCTACCATTTATGTATGCTGGACGAGGCAGTAGATGGGGGGGTCATGAGaccactggaaaggggtgtgtgacgctcccgatatctctgcaaaatgacaaaggtccaagtctttagagtcctggtgctccct encodes:
- the LOC114661791 gene encoding gap junction beta-2 protein-like — its product is MAAIVTGLIPILRTAVEASTDYTGRTLWFGFLTIRLVTLYISEMPWGKLDSDFSCNVTYTDFCHKSCFNQHFNLPMVSLWNFTYILFAISVLLMELFASQLRHNLIKKRLRKDPTEDLDVHITITGVKGHDLANKDMMIDFHRRKTVLCLYLMTVFLRIAIEAVFLTILIFWQLPKVDGEPFLCQTELCPGPYICIVRASPEKQMSIYTLVFISGMILLTNVVFFLYSVCHYLILGRSGPPSPV